In Haloplanus rubicundus, one DNA window encodes the following:
- a CDS encoding DUF7845 domain-containing protein — protein sequence MSQIEPQTHEADIQFNFVEYGRKPYWILTKLLIQWFDGYAEQIPFSVDGEAWEIEKLRYDKGGIAPAPSDTVGGDALYELRLTISGPGRRSINFHIRPRYEGMVSTSGEEISTPFDHIDASEGVNIHAQGSNVEVDRYLDLLRRAVQALAKETGETVNPRYFRTPHRMSTIQELELYVRIRREIAMQLIEADGPFLRAANLLSDKLGAEGAYFFSNSGPNKDVEGYRHRFMLHREQASEFVTGHRLGKQLKLYHPEKVRDDPEETLYNPKFGVLYSSHKEKLATASVPWHDRDRAYREVHETLLNLLSWSGIETRPDPTTYVDDDAFSVEEAEEPARLVDDPLPQVEAEQESLLMKTLGELTESDEEILQVVADGGEVDVHEAAAETDRSLSTIYRAQDRLGDLLRNENGTLSFISEKIRQDLQRVLDETESALESGVRRLCRLLDVDPRQLEQDGSAWQRWAAKWGAEILEHGAEEDRMLIKIQTMMDRIRATDRPLVDEIVAKALEAWSDSGGPRGDFWNAQVRWTNGRQEHTVSVSSLLQPDGSPRRSTAD from the coding sequence ATGAGCCAGATCGAGCCGCAGACCCACGAAGCCGACATACAGTTCAACTTCGTGGAGTATGGGCGGAAGCCCTACTGGATCCTCACGAAGCTCCTGATCCAGTGGTTCGACGGCTACGCCGAGCAGATTCCGTTCTCCGTCGACGGCGAGGCGTGGGAGATCGAGAAACTTCGGTACGACAAGGGCGGTATCGCGCCGGCGCCGAGTGACACCGTCGGTGGGGACGCGCTGTACGAACTCCGCCTGACCATCAGTGGCCCCGGGCGCAGGTCGATCAACTTCCACATACGACCACGCTACGAGGGCATGGTCTCGACGAGTGGCGAGGAGATCAGCACGCCGTTCGACCACATCGACGCTTCGGAGGGCGTGAACATCCACGCCCAGGGGAGCAACGTCGAGGTCGATCGTTATCTCGACCTGCTGCGTCGAGCGGTGCAGGCGCTCGCCAAAGAGACTGGCGAGACGGTCAATCCGCGGTACTTCCGAACGCCGCACCGGATGAGTACGATACAGGAACTCGAACTGTACGTCCGCATCCGTCGCGAGATCGCGATGCAGCTGATCGAGGCCGACGGCCCGTTCCTCCGGGCGGCAAACCTGCTGTCCGATAAGCTCGGCGCCGAGGGCGCGTACTTCTTCTCGAACTCGGGACCGAACAAGGACGTGGAGGGCTACCGACACCGGTTCATGCTCCATCGCGAGCAGGCCTCGGAGTTCGTCACCGGGCATCGCCTGGGGAAGCAATTGAAGCTGTATCACCCGGAGAAGGTTCGCGACGATCCCGAGGAGACCCTGTACAATCCGAAGTTCGGCGTCCTGTACTCCAGTCACAAGGAGAAGCTGGCGACGGCGTCGGTCCCGTGGCACGACCGCGACCGAGCGTATCGCGAGGTCCACGAGACGCTCCTGAACCTCCTGTCGTGGAGCGGTATCGAGACACGCCCCGATCCGACCACCTACGTCGACGACGACGCCTTCAGCGTCGAGGAAGCCGAGGAGCCCGCACGACTCGTCGACGATCCGCTGCCGCAGGTCGAGGCCGAGCAGGAGAGTTTGCTGATGAAGACGCTCGGCGAGTTGACTGAGTCCGACGAGGAAATCCTCCAGGTCGTCGCCGACGGTGGCGAGGTTGACGTCCACGAGGCCGCCGCCGAAACCGACCGCTCGCTGTCGACGATCTACCGGGCGCAGGATCGGCTCGGTGATCTACTCCGCAACGAGAACGGGACGCTGTCCTTCATCTCCGAGAAGATACGCCAAGACCTGCAGCGCGTCCTCGACGAGACAGAGAGCGCCCTGGAGTCGGGGGTTCGTCGACTCTGTCGGTTGCTCGATGTCGACCCGCGACAGCTCGAACAGGACGGCAGCGCGTGGCAGCGCTGGGCCGCGAAGTGGGGTGCGGAGATCCTCGAACACGGCGCCGAAGAGGACCGGATGCTCATCAAGATCCAGACGATGATGGACCGGATTCGCGCAACGGACCGGCCCCTGGTCGACGAGATAGTCGCGAAGGCGCTGGAGGCGTGGTCGGATTCCGGCGGCCCGCGCGGCGATTTCTGGAACGCGCAGGTTCGCTGGACCAACGGGCGCCAGGAGCACACCGTTTCCGTGTCGTCACTGCTCCAGCCGGACGGCTCGCCGAGGCGATCGACCGCCGACTGA
- a CDS encoding DUF7386 family protein, producing the protein MTDRTTLRLSDERKRLLDEAAAIIGSGEHDDPPRSDVIDAALTHLIQSKQNIDDARGEVDPVTIQKIANTDVLALHYRTSVDSRWR; encoded by the coding sequence ATGACCGACCGAACGACCTTGCGACTCTCCGACGAGCGGAAGCGGCTTCTCGACGAAGCGGCGGCGATCATCGGGAGCGGCGAACACGATGACCCGCCGCGTTCCGACGTGATCGACGCCGCGCTCACCCACCTAATTCAGTCCAAGCAAAACATCGACGACGCCCGCGGGGAAGTAGATCCAGTGACGATTCAGAAGATCGCGAACACCGACGTGCTGGCGTTGCACTACCGGACGAGCGTGGATAGCCGCTGGCGGTGA
- a CDS encoding tyrosine-type recombinase/integrase — translation MSLENPQKQDRNDLEPMIPQRALDEWLDVVADSTKGSTADSYRRRVSRFIAWCEDEGILNLNDVTGRHIKAYRDHRHPKCETSTLQNELRTVRQFLQFGVAVEAVEPALPESMGQIIPSLSKGDDSSDVMLGRERAHAIIDYLDEYHKASREHALFLLLWDTGCRISGLRALDLEDFDVGQGTVTFRSRPESDTRLKNGQSSERINVLDESTVDVVASYIRLHRNDRTDDYGREPLLTTKFGRHATTTVRRLVYELTQPCLRGGCPHDEDPQSCEYRGHGHESKCPSSVSPHAIRTGRITDMRNRGCDIKVVSGRVDAIPETIRRYYDKPDLEQDLSRRRGAISDIGL, via the coding sequence ATGTCGCTCGAAAACCCACAGAAGCAGGATCGTAACGACTTGGAACCGATGATTCCACAGAGGGCTCTCGATGAATGGCTCGACGTGGTCGCTGACTCGACGAAAGGCAGCACAGCCGACAGCTACCGGCGCCGAGTCAGCCGGTTCATCGCGTGGTGTGAGGACGAGGGCATCCTCAACCTCAACGACGTGACCGGCCGGCACATCAAAGCGTATCGGGATCACCGACACCCGAAGTGTGAGACTTCGACGCTGCAGAACGAACTCCGCACGGTTCGACAATTCCTTCAGTTCGGCGTCGCGGTGGAGGCCGTCGAGCCGGCGCTCCCGGAGTCGATGGGCCAAATCATCCCGTCGCTTTCCAAAGGAGACGATTCAAGCGACGTGATGCTCGGCCGTGAGCGCGCTCACGCGATCATCGACTATCTCGACGAGTACCACAAGGCGAGCCGCGAGCACGCCCTGTTCCTCCTACTGTGGGACACGGGCTGTCGGATCAGCGGCCTGCGGGCGCTCGACTTGGAAGACTTCGACGTTGGTCAGGGGACCGTGACGTTCCGAAGCCGCCCGGAATCGGACACACGCCTGAAGAACGGGCAGTCGAGCGAGCGGATAAACGTCCTCGACGAGTCAACCGTCGACGTCGTCGCGTCGTACATTCGACTCCACCGCAACGACCGGACCGACGACTACGGCCGCGAGCCGTTACTGACGACGAAGTTCGGCCGGCACGCGACGACGACGGTGCGGCGACTCGTCTACGAGCTGACCCAGCCCTGCCTTCGGGGCGGTTGCCCGCACGACGAGGACCCTCAATCCTGCGAGTATCGAGGCCACGGCCACGAGAGTAAATGCCCGTCGAGTGTGAGCCCGCACGCGATCCGGACCGGGCGCATCACTGACATGCGGAATCGAGGGTGCGATATCAAGGTCGTCTCGGGACGTGTCGACGCGATCCCCGAGACGATTCGGCGGTACTACGACAAACCGGATCTCGAACAGGATCTTTCGCGAAGAAGAGGCGCGATCTCGGATATCGGATTATGA